The Mobula birostris isolate sMobBir1 chromosome 1, sMobBir1.hap1, whole genome shotgun sequence genome contains a region encoding:
- the LOC140198411 gene encoding solute carrier family 45 member 4-like, whose protein sequence is MAAMAPQNDDTGPIQAQELLTKLKKKEVEENGDETVSEGSIDHIPIKLWVMHGAVMFGREFCYAMETALVAPVLLQIGLPEQYYSLTWFLSPILGLIFTPLIGSASDRCTLSWGRRRPFILALCIGALFGVALFLNGSLLGLAIGDVPNHQPIGIALTVVGVVILDFCADATEGPIRAYLLDVADTEEQDMALNIHSFSAGLGGAIGYMLGGLDWTQTALGQIFKSQQQVLFFFAAIIFSGSVALHLFSIEEEQYNPQQDRIDEETDARATVSVNDSLPPLPRLDLPYEEGPCTTAVFPDETYSVQDGNLNFLDVNIGRSQSDSVLHMPDATIEIESELFFLRDIEPSVFQDHCDSLHQSSTSLSKSNNQEITLKLNHISGLLREHEFEDVLKDDLTTSKVANGPSDDCTNDHINHNTFRIGMKPSTTSSSMRRRRHVFYRQPSHTFSYYGKVGSHRYRFRRANAIVLIKSSRSMNDLYDLQKKQRQRQRHRNQSGVTNSSSDTESEEGESETTVKLLWLSMLKMPKELMRLCVCHLVTWFAVIGAAVFYTDFMGQVIYRGNPKGLSNSTELWNYNTGVQMGCWGLVIYAITAAICSAILQKYLDTYDLSIKVIYILGTLGFSIGTAVMAIFPNVYVSMIMISTMGIVSLSISYCPYALLGQYHEMKTYRNHSPGNSKRGFGIDCAILSCQVYISQILAASALGSVVKAVGSVRVIPVVASIGSFLGFLSASFLVIYPGSQEDPVEEGNKETLMASSVNSGKSTEKPIVLKLTSKGTISEVEIESSV, encoded by the exons GTCTTCCAGAACAATACTACAGCCTCACCTGGTTTCTAAGCCCAATCCTGGGACTGATCTTCACTCCTCTGATAGGTTCTGCTAGTGACCGCTGCACTTTGAGCTGGGGCCGCCGCCGGCCCTTCATCTTAGCTCTTTGTATTGGAGCCCTCTTCGGAGTTGCCCTCTTCTTAAATGGCTCCCTCCTAG GTCTGGCCATTGGAGACGTTCCTAACCATCAGCCAATTGGCATAGCCCTGACTGTTGTTGGTGTAGTAATACTGGACTTCTGCGCAGATGCAACAGAGGGACCAATCAGAGCTTATTTGTTGGATGTGGCAGACACAGAGGAACAAGATATGGCACTCAATATCCATTCATTTAGTGCAG GTCTTGGTGGAGCTATTGGCTATATGCTTGGTGGTTTAGATTGGACACAAACCGCTTTGGGCCAGATCTTCAAATCACAACAGCAAGTCCTCTTCTTCTTCGCTGCCATCATCTTTTCTGGGTCTGTTGCTTTGCATCTTTTCAGCATTGAAGAGGAGCAGTATAACCCCCAACAAGACCGTATTGATGAAGAAACAGATGCACGGGCTACGGTTAGTGTGAATGATAGTCTCCCACCCCTCCCTCGGCTTGACCTGCCTTATGAAGAAGGACCTTGCACTACTGCAGTCTTCCCTGATGAAACTTACTCAGTACAAGATGGTAATCTCAACTTCCTGGATGTTAATATTGGACGGAGCCAAAGTGACTCTGTTTTGCACATGCCTGACGCAACTATAGAAATTGAATCAGAGTTATTTTTTTTGAGAGACATTGAACCTTCTGTTTTCCAGGACCATTGTGATAGCCTGCATCAATCTTCAACAAGCTTATCCAAAAGTAACAACCAGGAAATTACATTAAAGCTCAATCACATCTCTGGTTTGCTCAGGGAGCATGAATTTGAAGATGTTTTGAAAGACGATCTTACAACATCCAAAGTGGCAAATGGGCCATCTGATGACTGCACTAATGATCATATTAACCATAATACCTTCAGGATTGGGATGAAACCATCAACAACTAGCAGTTCCATGCGTAGGCGTAGGCATGTATTCTACAGGCAACCATCTCACACCTTTTCGTATTATGGCAAGGTGGGTTCACATCGTTACCGCTTTCGTCGTGCAAATGCCATTGTCCTGATCAAGTCTTCACGCAGCATGAATGACCTTTACGATCTGCAGAAAAAACAAAGGCAGCGTCAGAGACATAGGAACCAGAGTGGTGTGACCAATTCAAGCAGTGATACCGAAAGTGAGGAAGGAGAGTCGGAGACAACTGTTAAGCTTCTGTGGTTATCTATGCTGAAGATGCCAAAAGAGCTGATGAGGCTCTGTGTATGTCACCTGGTAACTTGGTTTGCTGTGATTGGAGCTGCTGTATTCTATACAGACTTCATGGGGCAAGTTATCTATAGAGGTAACCCAAAA GGTCTTTCCAATTCTACTGAGCTTTGGAACTATAACACCGGTGTGCAGATGGGATGCTGGGGACTTGTTATTTATGCTATTACTGCTGCAATCTGTTCAG CTATTTTACAGAAGTACCTGGATACCTACGATTTGAGCATTAAAGTTATCTACATATTAGGAACACTTGGATTTTCAATTGGTACTGCAGTAATGGCTATTTTCCCAAATGTTTATGTATCAATGATAATGATCAGTACAATGGGAATAGTATCTCTGAGTATCTCGTACTGCCCTTACGCTCTTCTTGGACAATACCATGAAATGAAAACG TATAGAAATCACAGTCCTGGAAACTCCAAGAGGGGCTTTGGAATAGACTGTGCAATCCTTTCCTGTCAAGTTTATATTTCCCAGATACTGGCAGCATCAGCACTGGGTAGTGTGGTGAAAGCAGTTGGTTCAGTTCGAGTCATCCCTGTTGTGGCATCCATTGGTTCATTCCTTGGCTTTCTATCTGCCTCATTTCTCGTGATATATCCTGGAAGTCAAGAAGACCCAGTGGAGGAAGGAAATAAAGAAACTTTAATGGCATCTTCAGTAAACAGTGGGAAAAGTACAGAGAAGCCGATTGTTTTGAAGTTGACTAGTAAAGGCACCATCTCTGAAGTGGAGATTGAATCGTCTGTTTAA